A genomic region of Sphingobacteriales bacterium contains the following coding sequences:
- a CDS encoding YtxH domain-containing protein gives MKRLGYLVVGLALGTGIALLIAPEKGAKTRKKLKRLAEDLQDELQTRAERQGIKLNELKEKGAQKMSELRESAEDFVENAAKRINSTVAGTREKAATTYDELID, from the coding sequence ATGAAAAGATTAGGATATTTAGTTGTTGGTTTGGCTTTGGGAACTGGTATTGCGTTATTGATAGCACCTGAAAAAGGAGCTAAAACTCGCAAAAAACTGAAACGCTTGGCTGAAGACTTACAGGACGAACTGCAAACACGCGCTGAACGTCAGGGCATAAAGCTCAATGAACTGAAAGAAAAAGGAGCTCAAAAAATGAGTGAATTGCGCGAATCTGCCGAAGATTTTGTTGAAAATGCCGCAAAACGCATCAATAGCACTGTAGCCGGCACGCGCGAAAAAGCCGCCACTACCTATGATGAGCTTATAGATTAA
- a CDS encoding helix-turn-helix domain-containing protein, giving the protein MSFPKIIQIKETIKELKVLQRRSIPLIAKRINILIVLKKHEHTGISKREVSNLTGINHNTVLKWRNIYAKEGIEAFLKHGRIGFKPSIIKDNEREQLEKILTNPSNGIVGYTELLNWVNTELHKDMKYITLVKYVQRNFNTKIKVARKSHVKKDEKAVEAFKKTSIKSV; this is encoded by the coding sequence ATGTCTTTTCCTAAAATTATTCAAATCAAAGAAACAATCAAAGAACTCAAAGTTTTACAAAGGCGTAGTATTCCACTTATTGCAAAAAGAATAAATATTCTTATTGTGTTAAAAAAGCATGAGCATACCGGAATTTCAAAAAGAGAAGTTTCAAATTTAACAGGAATAAATCATAACACAGTATTAAAATGGAGAAATATTTATGCAAAAGAAGGCATAGAAGCGTTTTTAAAGCATGGAAGAATTGGTTTTAAACCTTCCATTATAAAGGACAATGAACGAGAGCAATTAGAAAAAATATTGACCAATCCCAGCAATGGAATTGTAGGTTATACAGAACTACTAAACTGGGTAAATACTGAATTACACAAAGATATGAAGTATATTACTTTGGTAAAATATGTACAACGAAACTTTAATACCAAAATAAAAGTTGCCCGAAAAAGCCATGTCAAAAAAGATGAAAAGGCAGTGGAGGCTTTTAAAAAAACTTCCATCAAAAGTGTATAA
- the fabG gene encoding 3-oxoacyl-[acyl-carrier-protein] reductase — translation MELKNRVAIITGGARGIGKATALSFAKEGAAVAIWDLNETAGQAVVQEIIQQGGKAMFVQVNTSDLAAVEVAAQQVAQTLGRIDILVNNAGITRDATLKKMSSEQWQQVIDVNLTGVFNCTKAVVPYMEQNAFGRIINASSVVALYGNFGQSNYAATKAGVIAMTQVWARELGRKGITVNAVAPGFIATELIKTIPEKIVNSLTERTPLGRLGTPEDIANAYVYLASDKASFITGTVISVDGGITI, via the coding sequence ATGGAATTAAAAAACAGAGTCGCTATTATTACAGGTGGCGCACGCGGTATCGGTAAAGCTACAGCTTTGAGCTTTGCCAAAGAAGGAGCAGCAGTTGCTATTTGGGACTTGAACGAAACCGCCGGACAAGCCGTGGTACAGGAAATTATACAGCAGGGCGGCAAGGCTATGTTTGTGCAAGTGAATACTTCGGATTTGGCTGCCGTAGAAGTTGCTGCCCAACAAGTGGCACAAACTCTCGGTCGTATTGATATTTTGGTGAATAATGCCGGAATTACCCGCGATGCCACCCTCAAAAAAATGAGCAGTGAGCAGTGGCAGCAAGTGATTGACGTGAACCTGACCGGCGTATTTAACTGCACCAAAGCCGTAGTGCCTTATATGGAACAAAATGCCTTCGGACGCATTATCAATGCTTCTTCGGTGGTAGCCTTATACGGTAATTTCGGGCAAAGCAACTATGCCGCTACCAAAGCCGGCGTAATTGCTATGACGCAGGTGTGGGCACGCGAACTGGGGCGCAAAGGCATTACCGTAAATGCGGTAGCTCCAGGTTTTATCGCTACCGAACTCATCAAAACCATTCCTGAAAAAATTGTAAATTCCCTCACCGAACGCACGCCACTCGGACGCTTGGGCACACCCGAAGACATCGCTAATGCTTATGTGTATTTGGCTTCCGACAAAGCCTCTTTCATTACCGGCACTGTAATCAGTGTAGATGGAGGTATTACGATTTAA
- a CDS encoding T9SS type A sorting domain-containing protein produces MCRVFNYTEGACEDVTNNCDCPNTYAPVCSNGITYTNACEAECAGVINYENGACISICDLGSFTYTVNADGSYCFNENVALDNDVCAWTWNFGDGQSSNEMNPCNILLTPQADATVTPFTVCLTLSDCNQVEIGTCCQVIEVYNYNAVIFASACADLSNVDFGDCEAFLGYGMINNQCTGISGCSTFVNGVDYINAIYSDADMCQTACVTGGNENPNTDGSSGDTFTTLCIPTGGSAELCPMISIINQESIASYTCAYDNCAASAVSDDYCVNYQALAQTYQDTVYIQICNPNNECRTATYYITVGNDCPACTDEISVCTEAMTPLVLCPEFCDLSSDDDLEITFIQSFYTACSVHLLPENCLRYTPIPGFETYDVEDFLKVVACNAAGECDTVLYHIQVGGCDTFEAMPAFAENNDGGGAINEFGVIQLPADNDHKSGFNIYPNPARDTVDITLQMNNAAKQNISIQDLNGKLIAVYHIESDNTNPYLQMNTNGFAPGVYLVKWNNGTQQIVQKLLIEP; encoded by the coding sequence ATGTGCCGGGTATTCAACTACACCGAAGGTGCTTGCGAAGATGTCACCAACAATTGTGATTGCCCCAATACTTACGCACCTGTTTGCTCCAACGGCATTACCTATACCAACGCTTGTGAAGCTGAATGCGCCGGTGTTATAAACTACGAAAATGGTGCTTGTATTTCCATCTGCGATTTAGGTTCATTTACTTACACCGTCAATGCCGATGGCTCCTATTGCTTTAATGAAAATGTGGCTTTGGATAATGATGTATGTGCTTGGACGTGGAATTTTGGAGACGGACAAAGCAGCAATGAAATGAATCCTTGCAATATCTTGCTCACACCGCAAGCCGATGCTACTGTTACACCTTTCACAGTGTGCCTCACTTTAAGCGACTGCAACCAAGTGGAAATCGGTACTTGCTGCCAAGTGATAGAAGTGTATAATTATAATGCTGTTATTTTTGCTTCGGCTTGTGCCGATTTGAGCAATGTTGATTTTGGCGATTGCGAAGCATTTTTGGGATATGGTATGATTAATAATCAATGTACAGGTATTAGCGGTTGCAGCACTTTTGTCAATGGTGTAGATTATATCAACGCCATATATTCCGATGCCGATATGTGCCAAACTGCCTGTGTCACAGGAGGAAATGAAAATCCAAATACTGACGGCAGCAGTGGTGATACTTTTACCACTTTGTGCATACCCACAGGCGGCAGTGCGGAATTGTGTCCGATGATTTCTATTATTAACCAAGAAAGTATTGCCTCTTATACCTGTGCTTACGACAATTGCGCCGCTTCTGCTGTATCTGATGACTATTGTGTAAACTATCAGGCTTTGGCGCAAACTTATCAGGATACGGTATATATACAAATATGCAATCCAAACAACGAATGTCGTACTGCCACCTACTATATCACAGTAGGAAACGATTGCCCTGCTTGCACCGATGAAATTTCGGTATGTACCGAAGCTATGACTCCGCTTGTGTTGTGTCCCGAATTTTGCGATTTATCGTCTGACGATGACTTGGAAATTACTTTTATCCAATCTTTCTACACCGCCTGCTCGGTGCATCTGTTGCCCGAAAACTGCCTGCGATACACGCCTATTCCGGGTTTTGAAACCTATGATGTAGAAGATTTTCTGAAAGTAGTAGCCTGCAATGCTGCTGGCGAGTGCGATACGGTGTTGTATCATATTCAAGTGGGTGGGTGCGATACCTTTGAGGCTATGCCTGCTTTTGCTGAAAATAACGATGGCGGCGGTGCCATCAACGAATTTGGTGTAATACAACTGCCTGCCGACAATGATCATAAATCCGGCTTTAATATTTATCCGAATCCTGCCCGCGACACTGTAGATATAACTTTGCAAATGAATAATGCTGCCAAACAAAATATCAGCATACAGGATTTGAACGGAAAATTAATCGCCGTTTATCATATTGAAAGCGATAATACAAATCCTTATTTGCAAATGAATACTAACGGTTTTGCGCCGGGGGTGTATTTGGTAAAATGGAACAACGGAACGCAGCAAATTGTACAAAAACTCTTGATAGAGCCTTAA
- a CDS encoding sigma-70 family RNA polymerase sigma factor: MQQGNIDKVGRIHEPNQFMDKARNTEEAMQSIIFEREFLPHADALYNFAFHLTYDEDDAQDLVQETFLKAYRFANSYTQGSNAKAWLFKILKNAFINDYRKRSKRPMQVELEDISSYHDSDENTNFIGYYDLREEIFQGMLGDEVMSALNSLPIDFRTVVLLCDVEGFTYEEMAKIIDIPIGTIRSRLHRARNMMKEKLQEYAQKLGYDINNNDDYNEK, translated from the coding sequence ATGCAACAAGGAAATATAGATAAGGTAGGGCGTATTCACGAACCCAATCAATTCATGGATAAAGCGCGTAATACTGAAGAAGCCATGCAAAGCATTATTTTTGAACGTGAGTTTTTACCTCACGCCGATGCTTTGTATAATTTTGCTTTTCATCTTACTTATGATGAAGATGATGCGCAGGATTTAGTACAGGAAACCTTCTTAAAGGCTTATCGCTTTGCTAATTCATATACGCAAGGCTCTAATGCTAAAGCATGGCTGTTTAAAATTCTCAAAAATGCTTTCATCAACGATTACCGCAAACGCTCTAAACGCCCGATGCAGGTGGAGTTGGAGGATATCAGCAGCTATCATGATTCCGATGAAAATACCAACTTCATTGGCTATTATGACTTGCGCGAAGAAATATTTCAGGGTATGTTGGGCGATGAAGTAATGAGCGCACTCAATTCTTTGCCGATTGATTTCAGAACCGTAGTGCTGCTCTGCGATGTGGAAGGTTTTACTTACGAAGAAATGGCTAAAATTATTGATATTCCTATCGGCACTATTCGCTCGCGCTTGCACCGCGCCCGCAATATGATGAAAGAAAAACTGCAAGAATATGCTCAGAAATTAGGTTATGATATAAACAACAATGATGATTATAATGAAAAATAG
- a CDS encoding RluA family pseudouridine synthase: MNFNNEEEISDIELSGQQEGGDELYEHFRYVVDKKQELLRIDKFLFNRLERVSRHRIQVAIKSSAVLVNGNTVKPNYRVKPYDTITIVMPYAQEPNEVLPEDIPLNIMYEDTALVIVNKEAGMVVHPGCGNPRGTLVNALVHRYGVDAERVGEAFRPWLVHRIDKDTTGLMVVARTEEAMNHLARQFFERSAQRRYIALVWGNLEAEQGTIEGNIGRNLRYRKIMDVFPEGEQGKPAVTHYRVLQRFGYVTLVECKLETGRTHQIRVHFSHIGHPLFGDESYGGDKIVKGTVFSKYKHFVEKCLQICPRQALHARTLGIIHPTSGQYIHFESELPADMQALIAQWEHYTQ, translated from the coding sequence ATGAATTTTAATAACGAAGAAGAAATCAGCGACATAGAACTGTCCGGGCAGCAGGAAGGCGGCGATGAATTATATGAGCATTTCAGGTATGTAGTAGATAAAAAACAGGAACTGCTGCGTATTGATAAATTTCTGTTTAATCGTTTGGAACGGGTGAGTCGCCATCGTATTCAGGTGGCGATAAAAAGCAGCGCGGTACTCGTAAACGGCAACACCGTAAAACCCAACTACCGCGTAAAGCCCTACGACACCATCACCATCGTAATGCCCTATGCGCAAGAGCCAAACGAAGTATTGCCCGAAGATATTCCATTAAATATAATGTACGAAGATACCGCCTTGGTGATTGTGAATAAAGAAGCGGGTATGGTGGTGCACCCGGGCTGCGGCAATCCGCGCGGCACTTTGGTAAATGCCTTAGTGCATCGCTACGGTGTAGATGCCGAGCGGGTGGGGGAGGCGTTTCGTCCTTGGTTGGTACACCGCATCGATAAAGACACCACCGGACTGATGGTAGTGGCACGCACCGAAGAAGCGATGAACCACTTGGCACGGCAATTTTTTGAGCGCAGCGCACAACGCCGCTATATAGCGTTGGTATGGGGCAATTTAGAAGCCGAACAAGGCACCATAGAAGGCAACATCGGCAGAAATTTGCGTTATCGCAAAATTATGGACGTATTTCCCGAAGGCGAACAAGGCAAACCCGCCGTTACACACTATCGCGTATTGCAGCGTTTTGGCTATGTAACCTTAGTAGAGTGCAAACTCGAAACCGGCCGCACGCACCAAATCCGCGTACACTTCAGCCATATCGGACACCCGCTTTTCGGCGACGAATCCTATGGCGGCGACAAAATCGTGAAAGGCACTGTATTCAGCAAATACAAACATTTTGTAGAAAAATGCCTTCAGATATGCCCACGCCAAGCCTTGCACGCCCGCACTTTGGGCATCATACACCCCACAAGCGGGCAATACATACATTTTGAAAGCGAATTGCCCGCCGATATGCAAGCTCTCATTGCCCAATGGGAACACTATACACAATAA
- a CDS encoding cytochrome B, whose protein sequence is MYTGLLHFHSYFRYIALALLIIIFVKALLGWLSGNKFETIDDKLSLWTLIALHIQTLLGIVLYFVSPNVQLSGAAMKDANLRYWSVEHLTMMLLAVIIYTIARISIKKMTDSNSRFRRLAIFSGSALAIIIISILQSGRGLL, encoded by the coding sequence ATGTACACCGGACTGCTTCATTTTCATTCTTATTTTCGTTATATAGCATTGGCATTGCTGATAATAATTTTTGTAAAAGCATTGTTGGGCTGGCTTTCGGGCAATAAATTTGAAACCATAGACGACAAATTATCGCTTTGGACACTTATCGCTTTGCACATTCAAACCTTGCTCGGCATTGTTTTGTACTTTGTAAGTCCCAACGTGCAGTTGAGCGGTGCAGCGATGAAAGATGCCAATTTGCGCTATTGGTCGGTAGAGCACCTGACGATGATGTTGCTGGCAGTAATTATTTACACCATTGCCCGCATCAGCATCAAAAAAATGACCGACAGCAACAGTCGTTTTCGTCGTTTGGCAATATTCAGCGGCTCGGCGTTGGCTATTATCATCATCAGCATTTTGCAAAGCGGCAGAGGCTTATTGTAG
- a CDS encoding T9SS type A sorting domain-containing protein yields the protein MKHYIFYLLFICCTWNLLVAQSGDTTVVQTFTFQTPNPPAWSTYSGVFDFPDGSESYQRILMVQTLKCDAATNQDNYPCGEWDYLTYTYVTDSSGVWDSTRYVIPNFLVNDNAVDEYAYTASPTFSYYQQMQQVATYSPNAVFQNFSLSSGTSSAAAVSGNAVRHQYKWTADELWQSGLSAGEIDALSFEVQQGSTLKNLQLRLANTLNNLENTFLENESFSTVYQQHSTLNSGTATLYFKEPFLWDGASDILLDISFYRDAAAPEPVLMWETTPSNQVWASNSGTYLEFDGSGKYVNLGAAAQISGNAPRTIEMWARAEAFNDAGIFQAGITGSVGQDFSLRTMTTNNLWRMQQWGAPDFNVTLANSLNNWHHYAVVYNGTQTLVYYDGNLAGQKTYNINTGAQDFWLARWDNSYLKGKIDEVRVWNTALSATAIADWKNKKIDASHPNYSDLRADFGLDEGGGVAVNSNANNLKGYLKLKPQWKKWQAAEINHLASNSNLRPLITFYRSEEAAQVQSISVTDTIQNEYDVLVLFNNPDGFKIEDDAPNHPKLPTDTLYVWKAGYSYIYDQNGNKTDSVAIAPQQSISRQDKTYYSPVVRYEIGRYITPYGINLDLGAGFSWVYDVTDYAPILRNKVRLSSGNAQELLDLKFLFIKGTPPRPVLGIKNLWSGNFLYSDISSEKKCEPVSFKVPENFEAFKVITRTTGYDFPSPSGCGEFCEKTHYLSVNAPTPQFQWQVWKECADNPLYPQGGTWIFDRGGWCPGDVVQTFEHNVSHLVNAGEINTFDYDMQAATPYQPQGNYVIETQLISYGAANFVKDVAIEDIITPSKKQIHQRKNPICGQPVIRIQNTGRDTLRSVLVEYGIKSLALTLPCYYRWEGVLPPMASADVTLPLFNWTNLNPANPVFFARVSEPDYTNDPYTANNYMESSFSLPPQYESGLVFNFKTNNEPQENSYSLKDHSGTVLYQSATPLQANKAYEETFVLNDGCYVLEFNDSDEDGLEFWYFPEDGAGYARLRKPNTTNQYYITFEPDFGKNIYHQFTVGYQLGEEYWGWECPNLTDVEDILHENDKRVSIFPNPAKERVTVDMSFAKAQHIQLRLMNNLGQVIWSEDAGDIQNRQISIPLPAGASGMYWLQIIGDHAPLSVKPIFVVQP from the coding sequence ATGAAACATTATATTTTTTACTTACTATTTATCTGTTGTACTTGGAATCTGCTCGTGGCACAAAGCGGAGATACAACAGTAGTACAAACATTTACTTTTCAAACCCCTAATCCGCCGGCTTGGAGTACTTATAGCGGTGTATTCGATTTTCCTGATGGCTCGGAAAGTTATCAGCGTATTCTTATGGTACAAACCCTCAAATGCGATGCTGCTACCAATCAGGACAACTACCCCTGCGGCGAGTGGGATTATCTTACCTACACCTACGTTACCGACAGCAGTGGTGTTTGGGACTCTACGCGCTATGTAATACCCAATTTTTTAGTCAATGACAATGCCGTGGACGAATACGCCTACACAGCGTCACCCACTTTTTCCTATTATCAGCAGATGCAGCAGGTTGCAACATATTCACCCAACGCCGTTTTTCAAAATTTTTCTTTGAGTTCCGGCACATCATCTGCCGCCGCCGTCAGTGGCAACGCTGTACGCCATCAGTACAAATGGACTGCCGACGAACTATGGCAAAGCGGTTTGAGTGCGGGCGAAATAGATGCTTTGAGTTTTGAAGTGCAACAAGGAAGTACCCTCAAAAACTTGCAGCTGCGATTAGCCAACACGCTCAACAATTTAGAAAATACATTTTTAGAAAACGAATCTTTCAGCACCGTATATCAACAACACAGCACTTTGAACAGCGGAACAGCTACGCTGTATTTTAAAGAGCCTTTTCTATGGGACGGTGCTTCGGATATTCTGTTGGATATTTCATTTTATCGTGATGCAGCCGCACCCGAACCCGTATTGATGTGGGAAACTACCCCTTCCAATCAGGTATGGGCGAGCAACAGTGGTACATATTTGGAATTTGACGGTAGCGGAAAATATGTAAATCTGGGAGCAGCGGCGCAAATCAGCGGCAATGCACCGCGCACCATAGAAATGTGGGCACGCGCCGAAGCCTTCAACGATGCGGGTATTTTTCAGGCGGGTATTACCGGTTCGGTGGGGCAGGATTTTTCGTTGCGCACTATGACCACCAACAACCTGTGGCGTATGCAACAATGGGGCGCACCCGATTTTAATGTCACCTTAGCCAACAGCCTCAACAACTGGCATCACTACGCTGTAGTATATAACGGCACACAAACATTAGTATATTACGATGGCAATTTAGCCGGACAAAAAACATACAATATCAATACCGGAGCACAGGATTTTTGGCTGGCGCGTTGGGACAATTCTTATTTAAAAGGAAAAATAGACGAAGTGCGCGTGTGGAACACTGCCCTCAGTGCTACTGCGATTGCCGATTGGAAAAACAAAAAAATAGATGCTTCGCACCCCAATTACAGCGACCTGAGAGCCGATTTTGGTTTAGATGAAGGCGGCGGTGTTGCCGTCAATAGCAATGCCAACAACCTCAAAGGATATTTAAAATTAAAACCCCAATGGAAAAAATGGCAAGCCGCAGAGATTAATCATTTGGCAAGCAATAGCAACTTACGCCCACTCATCACCTTTTATCGCAGCGAAGAAGCCGCCCAAGTTCAAAGTATCAGTGTTACAGACACCATTCAAAATGAATATGATGTATTGGTATTATTCAATAATCCCGATGGTTTTAAAATAGAAGATGACGCACCCAATCACCCCAAATTACCCACCGACACTTTGTATGTATGGAAAGCGGGCTATTCTTATATTTACGACCAAAACGGCAACAAAACCGACTCTGTTGCCATTGCTCCGCAACAAAGTATTAGCCGTCAGGACAAAACCTATTACAGTCCGGTGGTGCGCTACGAAATCGGACGCTACATCACACCTTACGGCATCAATTTAGATTTAGGAGCGGGCTTTTCGTGGGTATATGATGTCACCGATTATGCACCTATTTTGCGCAATAAAGTGCGTCTTTCATCAGGCAATGCACAAGAATTGTTGGATTTGAAATTTTTATTTATCAAAGGCACGCCGCCGCGTCCGGTGCTGGGTATCAAAAATCTGTGGAGTGGCAATTTTCTGTATTCCGATATATCAAGTGAAAAAAAATGCGAGCCGGTAAGTTTCAAAGTACCCGAAAATTTTGAAGCATTTAAAGTAATTACCCGCACCACCGGTTACGATTTTCCATCGCCGAGCGGTTGTGGTGAATTTTGCGAAAAAACCCATTATTTAAGTGTCAATGCACCCACGCCGCAGTTTCAATGGCAAGTATGGAAAGAGTGCGCCGACAATCCTTTGTATCCGCAGGGCGGCACTTGGATATTTGACAGAGGCGGCTGGTGTCCGGGCGATGTGGTGCAAACCTTCGAACACAACGTAAGCCATTTGGTAAATGCGGGCGAAATAAATACTTTTGATTACGATATGCAGGCGGCAACACCTTATCAGCCGCAGGGAAATTATGTAATAGAAACACAATTGATTTCTTATGGTGCGGCTAACTTTGTAAAAGATGTAGCTATTGAAGACATTATTACTCCGAGCAAGAAACAAATCCATCAGCGCAAAAACCCCATTTGTGGGCAACCCGTCATTCGTATTCAAAACACCGGACGCGATACGCTCCGCAGTGTGTTGGTAGAATACGGCATCAAGTCGCTGGCACTCACTTTGCCCTGTTACTATCGCTGGGAAGGTGTGCTGCCGCCGATGGCTTCTGCCGATGTTACTTTGCCTTTGTTCAACTGGACTAACCTCAATCCTGCCAATCCGGTATTTTTTGCCCGTGTCAGCGAACCCGATTATACCAACGACCCCTACACTGCCAACAATTATATGGAGTCGTCTTTTTCATTGCCTCCACAATACGAAAGCGGGCTTGTGTTCAATTTTAAAACCAACAATGAGCCACAGGAAAACAGCTATTCTTTAAAAGACCACAGTGGAACGGTATTGTATCAAAGTGCTACACCGCTGCAAGCCAATAAAGCCTACGAAGAAACTTTTGTATTAAATGACGGCTGCTATGTGCTGGAATTTAACGACAGCGATGAGGACGGTTTGGAATTTTGGTATTTTCCTGAAGACGGAGCGGGGTATGCCCGTTTGCGCAAGCCCAATACCACCAATCAATATTATATAACTTTTGAGCCGGATTTTGGTAAAAACATTTATCATCAATTTACCGTAGGCTATCAATTAGGCGAAGAATACTGGGGGTGGGAGTGTCCGAACCTCACCGATGTAGAAGATATTTTGCACGAAAACGACAAACGGGTGAGTATTTTCCCGAATCCCGCCAAAGAGCGCGTAACGGTAGATATGTCTTTTGCAAAAGCACAGCATATCCAATTGCGTTTGATGAACAATTTGGGGCAAGTAATATGGAGCGAAGATGCAGGCGATATACAAAATCGTCAGATAAGTATTCCTTTGCCGGCGGGTGCGAGTGGTATGTATTGGCTGCAAATAATCGGCGACCACGCACCTTTGTCCGTAAAACCTATTTTTGTAGTACAGCCATAA
- a CDS encoding IS630 family transposase: MNLYFQDESRFGMFTRNGKILTSKGIKPICPYHQVFKSTYLFGSFSPLDGDNFLMEMSLCNAQTFQVYLNELSKHRPSEYKILVLDNAAFHKAKKLNIPENIGMIFLPPYSPELNPAEKVWWKFKRSFTNILCSSLNQVSDFITKTCQNLTSNEIKNICSFDYVFQYFDWTI; encoded by the coding sequence GTGAATCTATATTTTCAAGATGAATCAAGATTTGGAATGTTTACAAGAAATGGGAAAATACTTACTTCAAAAGGAATAAAACCTATCTGTCCTTACCATCAAGTTTTTAAATCTACCTATCTTTTTGGCTCATTTTCCCCTTTGGATGGGGATAATTTCTTGATGGAAATGTCTTTATGCAATGCACAAACTTTTCAAGTTTATTTGAATGAATTATCAAAACATAGACCATCGGAATATAAAATTTTAGTCTTAGATAATGCTGCCTTTCACAAGGCTAAAAAACTAAATATTCCAGAAAATATAGGAATGATTTTTCTTCCTCCATACTCGCCGGAACTTAATCCTGCAGAAAAAGTATGGTGGAAATTTAAACGATCATTTACAAATATTTTATGCAGTTCTTTAAATCAAGTCAGTGATTTTATTACAAAAACTTGTCAAAATCTAACTTCAAATGAGATTAAGAATATATGCAGTTTTGACTATGTTTTTCAATATTTTGATTGGACTATTTAG
- a CDS encoding cation diffusion facilitator family transporter: protein MISATVIAYESIQHIQTPHEIPKTWTLWVLALIIIWKEISFQIVIRKSRQTHSSSLKADAWHHRSDAITSVTAFGGILIAIVGGKGYEAADDWAALLAAAFIFYNSFLIFRPALGEIMDEHLYDDLILEIREKSMQVAGVLGTEKCFIRKAGMKYHVDLHAIVNGDISVHEGHHISHQLKDHLHREMPNLGHILIHIEPHQLKEIF from the coding sequence ATGATATCTGCCACTGTTATCGCTTACGAAAGTATTCAACACATACAAACCCCACACGAGATTCCAAAAACATGGACACTCTGGGTATTGGCTCTTATTATTATTTGGAAAGAAATTTCGTTTCAAATCGTTATCCGAAAAAGCCGCCAAACACATAGCTCTTCCCTCAAAGCCGATGCTTGGCATCATCGCAGCGATGCCATCACTTCTGTTACTGCCTTTGGCGGCATATTAATTGCCATTGTTGGCGGCAAAGGCTACGAAGCTGCCGATGATTGGGCGGCGTTGTTGGCGGCGGCGTTTATTTTTTACAACAGCTTTCTGATATTCCGACCCGCTTTGGGCGAAATTATGGACGAGCATCTTTATGATGATTTAATCCTCGAAATCAGAGAAAAATCTATGCAGGTGGCGGGTGTGTTGGGTACAGAAAAATGTTTTATTCGAAAAGCAGGAATGAAATACCACGTTGATTTGCACGCCATCGTCAATGGCGACATCAGCGTACACGAAGGACATCATATTTCGCATCAGCTCAAAGACCACCTCCACCGCGAAATGCCCAACCTCGGACATATTTTAATTCATATAGAGCCGCATCAGTTGAAAGAAATATTTTAA